The genomic region tttatcaataaatccatgacacattcgtatttcattttcattagcaaaactcaaacacaaggcacttttcacacttgcaatttcggctcaatagccacacacaaagagcatgattttgatttgcttaaaacatgatctaatcaaatcataatctaagttccattactcaaaaacttacctcggatgttgtcgaacgatttcgatggctattcgaccactttttccttccctttattggatttagttcccctttgctcttgagcttaaattgacaaacaaattgatttaatcatttgagtatcaaaaagaggaactcaaggtacttagcccatatatattcattagacattaaagtcacatatgtacgaaatcatgaatctaactcaacacaatagtccacactctcttttagccgattatctaagccaagaataggcatcaatatgcttgcctctaacctaatgcatgcacaccaatccacctcatgtggccgaatatgcatgtccatgttgaggccaattatatacttaatatcacacataaatggcatacattttactaactaacgcattacatattgtaactcaatacgcatcaatcatttacttcataactgaaacatcatcatatgtaaatatataccttgggatagtatatatgtcataccaatacatcatgtgcaaacatatatatatatatgtgcaagagccgaatcacaagttgattataaccaaatataaacatatatccaaaacaaaaatcttacctatcatgcaataagcataaatcatgcttatggatataccatggccgatacttccaacaacaccaaataaaagtatacttcatggatctaaggtagacccaagaaaggaactcataatcatcaagatttagcatgaaacacaaccatcacccttattaatctccatagccgaaaaccttacttattccaaaatcacaatttcaacatgggttaccaacaataacttgatatctcactcaaaatcaactaggatttcaagaactagtatcaacttccttaccttaacatcgacctaagatgaccgattgcttcactcctttcttccccctctcaaatcggccaagaagaaccaaagaacacaacttgttttctttcttccttagaattttcagccaaaagaagtgaaaaatgatggacacttttttttttcttctttccctcaactcacggtaatgggggggggggaacactcacaccattcttttttttttttccatttctttattacccatactccttattttatttttcctaacatacaccattgtcacaacatgttttatgacatgttttgcccatcaccctttgtcatggccggccactagcaattaaaaagggggaaattgacatgcaagtccacccctttgattacatgcactaatagatccttatagatttacctatcacatttcaaaagtgtcacacataagtcctatcaactaatttcacatgcaatttactaaatcgaagcttaaaaccttcatacatgaaatcacatattttagacaatagatatcatattcaaataatttggtgactcggtttagcggtcccgaaaccgctttccgactagggtcactttagggctgtcacaatgtgTCTGACATTTCTTTGTTTAGTTTTGATACCTTGTTTTTAAAGGAGATGTCCATGATCGAAGCTAATTTGAAGGATCGAAATAATGTCTTTAATCCTCAGATAGTTTTGGCGCAAAAAAAAGTAAAGGtaagtatttttttattatttattctaatcCATTTTATTTTTGTGCAGTTAAAGATTCGAGGATGAATCTTCTTGAGAAAGAGGAATGATGCGAGTCtcaaggcccaaaatcaggctcgTGAACGTGATGGGCTCAAATTTCCTCAATGCCCAATAACGAGGTCAAAGGCTAAGCAAATTTGAGTAAGATTGAATGGGACCATCCAAGACTTTGTTACCAAAGCCCTAAATGCACATACgaccaaaaaagaaaatcaagattcactttcttgttttcaagaaaattaagaaatcgAATCTTAGTCCAATTTTGTTGTTTCAAACAACTTCAAGAATTAAGAAAATCAAGATTTTAAATCTTGGAAATCTTGGTCCAAGAAACAAAATCTTGCAGCCAAAGCAGATTGGATTTCATGTATGAGCTTGAACAAGCCAATTTCGAGAGCAAACGGATCACAAAAACCAAGTTATTGAAAAAATGACCTATTAAGATGTCTATAAGCCCATCATGAAGTTTGGAAAGTAATTTAATTGAATATCAGGCCAAATTATCAAAGTGGcccaaattgtaaaatatttaacCTATAGGTTCAATGTTATTTTAATAGGTGGATCATCATGTAATAATTCAACCCAAGGAGCCCATTTAATTCCTTAGGTCGAATTCCCATTAAAAGTCCACActtagaattattttatttttttatttgatgagttgtcatgtTAGTTATTCTATCAGGGTTAGAAAAACTTATTTTGGGGGCCTATAAGTAGCATGGACATCCACCCTTATAGATGaacaattatttttgtttttttttaaattaataataattctcTTTAAGTTCTTTTTCAAGAATtgctcttgagtttcttttagaagctGTTTTAACAATTTTTTAGGTTGTGGGAATCATCTTCAAGATTTTTCTTACCAAGATCTCTTTCTTGGAGGAATTAGAGCCATTGAAAGGAGTTGTGGATTCTTAATgcttccaaggcttcttaggacgtAATCTTCTCTTTTCTAGCCTTCATTTATCGTttcttgtttattttaatttagttattaTTGTTTTGGCTTGCTGATTTTATTGATTTTCATTCTAGGTTAGAATTGCTTCAAGAGAAACATTCTCCTATCTTGTTCCATCAAGAAACGCATCAAAATTTGGAGTTTTAATCTTTTCTTACAGTTTCAAACATTCTTGCACAAAACATTTTACTTTTGTCTTTAAAATCACTTCTAACAaatttgttttgtgttttgtttttCCAGATCTGGGTCCAAGGATAGTTTCTTTCCATCCaagaaaccctaatttttttcttttaaacttTTTACCAGCCGATtcatctttcttttgttttaatttcatttgACTTTCCTTTGTGACAACTAATCTGTTTTCATTGTTTTTCGTTTCAGTTTACGTTCATCTAGAGATTTAGGTTAAACCCGCAACTTAGACAAGCTACGATCCTGCTCCGCATGGATGTCGTATCATTTCGTATCACAAAGGCAACATCCTTAGTGATTTGAAGTCCACCCAACCCACCACAGTGATTTCAAGTCCACTCGACCCACCATGGTGCTTAACGACAAGGTTTCTTTTGTAACCCATCCCTTTTTGTTTGTTGCTGCTATCACCCGATTTTGTCCTCCCCTCACCAAAATTGATATGCCACTTGTCAACTTTCCCACCCTTTATGAACAATGCCATAACCACTTAACAAATCGTCGAACCGCGACTTTACCATCTTTCTCCCAGATGCTTGGAAAATCAAAAAACTAAATAGAAATCCAAACTACCGTGCTATAAAAGTAGACATAACCGTGCTATAGAAGCAGACATAATTGTGCCATAAAAGTAGACAAAACCATTGGAAGAAAACTTTAATGGAGAAACGTTTCTTCCATGGACAAAAAGTTCATGAAAGCCTAAACACAGAAACGGAAGGAACAAATTCTTCATTTGAAAACGCGTAAAGGAACTATAAGCAAAAAGTGGTTAACGACACCGATAAAAATACTTATGCTCGCCTCTACGATGGTTACCCCCAATCTTTTTATTCTTAAATATTGATAATTTATCATACATGATTTTTTTAGATATGttgttttttataaaaaaagtaTGGTTTCTcttatattttattcttttataacCATCAACTATTATTTGAATTGTTTTAAAATGACGGTTCATTAATCATCATTATAAACTTAATATCATTGAGCCACTCTACTGTATTGGCAATGTTGAATCTTAAAAGCACCAATTTTTTTAGAAGGCCATTTAATGTCATTACATTCATATTCTTCTATATTTTCTCGATGTCATATTTCTTTTTCATGATACTCTGTGTTTTTTTACTTTATGTACATGTGAGCAATATAAAGAAATCAAACATTGGTTGTGTACAGGCTAATGGAAGGGTTTAAATATAGTCTTATTATTTACTTTCATTAAGTAATTGGGCTAAAAGTTTAACCCACACATGTCGTTATCGTCCGGCTCGATCTGTGTTAACATGTGTCTACGACACATATCGCGTATGTTTATTTTTGAATAAATCTTCtatattattttcaaaaaataaagaaaaaaatcggTCAACAAAAAATATCTTTTTTGAACTATTTTTAGAGAACTGTATTTGTTAGTTTTACCTTTTTGCCCTtgtgtttttattattttgtccTTCAactaatagtataaatagaaattgttattttactaaaaattacATTAGAGAAAGTTCTGTCTAAGAATTTGGGTTTTAAACAAAATCGTCTATAACCCCTCTAAACTTTCGTAGAAATTCTGAGATTCTTCTTCTCCAAAAGTATTCCACCCGTCCTCTTCCCCGTCTTCAACACTCAAATTTTCCAGACCCCTCTCCATTGTATTTGATCACTAATCTACCAAAATCAGaacttcagaaaaaaaaaaaaactaaaacaaacacaccactcaaaaaataaaaaaaaacagtgaaaatcttaaaaatttgGAAAAACCAAAAAAACGTGCCAAAACTGTAGACGAGAGCGTACCAAGAGATAGACGGGAAAATGGTGCATCCTCAAGCCTAAAGATTTAATTTAGTGCACTTTATGCGAAagagctttatatatatatataaaatgaagaGTTTTTCTTCTTTTAAGGTTACCCCAATATTAAAGGAAGGGCTGGTGAATCTATACAAATTAGGACTTTAGGAATCATAACATCATAAAAACAATCTCTTTTGAAATGATGAATCTTTTCCGAATTAATCAGATCAAGGGTAAATATCATTTATGTCATATTCATGTTTCATGATTGTGTAAGAAttacataaataaaaaataatttaaacaaggttaataatttatcattttagtGTAGTTCTTTTGTATGTTTATTGGGCTGTTTTTTGGTGCGCGTGTATCATGTTAGTAGTTGTAAAGAAGTATAAAAGTCTAGCATGGCAATTATCAGTGTTGCTCAACTCACTGAACACGGTAAAACACCCCCGTGCGAGCAGCGAGTTTAAGTTACGGCGGCATCATGCTAGAGAGGTTCTTTTTCACAAAACAAGGAGATTTTCATCCGCAAGAATCTGACCCAATTACACTTCTGTCGGGCCCCCCTTCCAGGTAAAATTCTTGTCCCAGACAAGTCTGCTAGTAATTACGTCGAACATATAGTAGGCTACACGTAAAACGCGTAACCAGTACTAATCACTCTCAACTCTTCACCCATATCATTCTTATTCCTTAGTTGGTATTTCATGGGTATCGTAAATTGTGCAGTGGTAAGACCTCATTGCTGTTCCAGTTTGCAGTCAACTCAGCATCACAGTGCAGCAATGTCAATTCTAAAGTGGTTTTCATATGTAGCCGGCGAAGGCTGGAAACCAAACCCCCTTACCTTGCCCAGGCATATATACGTCTCTCAACCTACCATTATATTTTGTAATTCTGATTTAAGTTTTACTTTTCCTATGGATATCAAAATTTTCAGGGCATTGATCCAGGTTGTGATATATTTAAGCGAATAAAAATGAAGTGAGGGACCTTCCTTGGAACGACTTAGTTAATTACATTAAACAATGTTTATGAATAGCTAATTGTGTATTGAATATTGGAATTCTGCTGTTTTAATTTCTTGAAGATAtattaatgatgatgatgatgagggAATCAAGAAGTACTTCGCTGCATTTCACCTTAAGGATACGTTTCCAGTTGCAGTTGTTGTTGATGATTTCGGAGATTTCTTCTATGAAAGGTATTTAAGTCCAAGCAGAAGCAGACTATTTTTCAAATCTCTTTTCAATTCCATCCATTTCTTAATAATCAGTAATACTAATTAGGAGCTGTCAAGAGAGATATGGTAATCCTCGTGGAAGAGACTTGGCAATGGTTCGGACTCTAGCTTTGTGTCACAATGCAATAATTTTTGCCAAGTACGTATATTTTAACTCACGTCATTTTGGGGCTAATAGCAAATActgatatattaaaatatgtgcAGTAAAACAGGGCCTTGCAGGCTTTTATTATCTGATACGCACAATGGGGATTCTCCAAGGTCGCTATTTATCTACAAGAGGTGGATTCGCACCATTTTTACAGTCAAGGGTTGTGTTTTCAACTTTTATCTTACT from Gossypium arboreum isolate Shixiya-1 chromosome 1, ASM2569848v2, whole genome shotgun sequence harbors:
- the LOC108482291 gene encoding uncharacterized protein LOC108482291, which codes for MLERFFFTKQGDFHPQESDPITLLSGPPSSGKTSLLFQFAVNSASQCSNVNSKVVFICSRRRLETKPPYLAQGIDPGCDIFKRIKMKYINDDDDEGIKKYFAAFHLKDTFPVAVVVDDFGDFFYERSCQERYGNPRGRDLAMVRTLALCHNAIIFANKTGPCRLLLSDTHNGDSPRSLFIYKRWIRTIFTVKGDDSGSFCLKYNKYSESGSSKGTKTAKYSVAFQYLLLEGITEVDDEE